In Synechococcus sp. Nb3U1, one DNA window encodes the following:
- a CDS encoding aromatic ring-hydroxylating dioxygenase subunit alpha, with translation MLVTQHPVLRRFWYPVMPLSLLEAGSPQPFELLGEKIVLWLDETGQPQAAADRCCHRSAQLSKGSVCEGHIRCPYHGWEFDGTGACVKVPQWEDQASIPRSYRIPAFPCQARYGYAWVCLDPEPLRGIPVIPEAEDPHFRLIHEFYERWECAGLRICENEFDAAHISFVHQNTFGSMEDLLPSHFELKELDYGIYSHMVMGVANPELQQQNLGIAASKTERTTTLIWHLPFTNHIHIRYPNGRSHVIVNTPTPINDRASQVVQFCLRNDTEVDTPAAEVIRFDRAVTLEDKAILETTDPDVPLTLSAEQHILTDKPGILMRKQLAALIKAHDTPLKPDLLGCGCLHNDCNHRARPRLAQSPKS, from the coding sequence ATGTTAGTGACTCAGCATCCTGTCTTGCGGCGATTTTGGTATCCTGTGATGCCCCTGAGCCTGTTGGAGGCGGGATCCCCGCAGCCCTTCGAGCTGTTGGGGGAAAAGATTGTCCTTTGGCTAGACGAAACGGGGCAACCCCAGGCGGCAGCAGATCGCTGTTGTCATCGGTCGGCACAACTCTCCAAAGGGAGTGTCTGCGAGGGCCATATTCGCTGCCCTTACCACGGCTGGGAGTTCGATGGCACTGGTGCTTGTGTCAAGGTGCCCCAATGGGAAGATCAAGCCTCTATTCCCCGCTCCTACCGGATCCCGGCCTTTCCCTGTCAGGCCCGCTACGGGTACGCTTGGGTGTGTCTGGATCCTGAGCCGTTACGGGGGATCCCGGTGATCCCGGAAGCGGAGGATCCCCATTTTCGGCTGATTCACGAGTTTTATGAGCGCTGGGAGTGCGCGGGCCTACGCATTTGCGAAAACGAGTTCGATGCGGCCCACATCAGCTTCGTGCATCAAAACACCTTCGGCAGCATGGAAGACCTCTTACCCAGCCACTTCGAGCTCAAGGAGCTGGACTACGGCATCTACAGCCACATGGTCATGGGTGTGGCCAACCCGGAGCTACAGCAACAAAACCTGGGTATTGCTGCCAGCAAAACCGAACGCACCACCACTCTGATCTGGCATTTGCCTTTCACCAACCACATCCACATCCGTTACCCGAATGGTCGCAGCCATGTGATCGTCAATACCCCCACCCCAATTAACGACCGTGCCTCCCAAGTGGTGCAGTTCTGTCTGCGCAACGACACCGAAGTCGATACCCCAGCCGCAGAAGTAATCCGTTTTGATCGGGCTGTCACCCTGGAAGATAAAGCCATCCTAGAAACGACGGATCCCGATGTACCCCTCACCCTCAGCGCCGAACAGCACATACTCACGGATAAGCCTGGGATCCTGATGCGCAAACAATTGGCCGCCCTGATCAAAGCCCACGACACCCCCCTTAAACCAGATCTTCTAGGCTGCGGGTGCCTGCACAACGACTGTAACCATAGAGCAAGGCCAAGGTTAGCCCAGTCACCAAAAAGCTGA
- a CDS encoding ABC transporter permease: protein MLKLQSPVEERIPPSPLQGSQQQVRFGEMLTPLGELWRSFMFVGPGVLWVMGFLVLPGLLLVVYSFLSRGDFGQIQLPLTLDNYLRILGYGPLGWTPIYWQILGRSLLVAAVTTFFCVLLAYPLAFFIAAHPPRQRDLLLTLVVIPFWTNLVIRTYAWMLVLGPEAWPARLAAWLGWIPPQTALYPSWLAVYLGMVYTFLPYMVLPLYTAVERIDWRLAEAARDLYANGWQVFLWVLLPQTLPGLASGLILVGIPAFGMFVVPDLLGGSKTLLIGNVIQLQFGSSLDYPFGAALSFLVTGLTLALLYGYSRCAGTRSLEDLV from the coding sequence ATGTTGAAGCTGCAATCACCTGTAGAGGAGAGGATCCCGCCTTCCCCCCTCCAGGGATCCCAGCAACAGGTGCGGTTTGGGGAAATGCTCACCCCGTTAGGGGAGCTATGGCGCAGCTTCATGTTTGTCGGGCCGGGAGTGCTGTGGGTGATGGGGTTTCTGGTGCTGCCGGGGCTGTTGTTGGTGGTGTACAGCTTCCTCAGCCGCGGGGATTTTGGCCAGATCCAACTGCCCCTCACCTTGGACAACTACCTGCGCATTCTCGGCTATGGCCCCTTGGGCTGGACACCGATTTACTGGCAGATTTTGGGCCGCAGTTTGCTGGTGGCAGCGGTGACGACCTTCTTTTGTGTGCTTTTGGCTTATCCGCTAGCTTTTTTTATCGCCGCGCACCCGCCCCGCCAGCGGGATCTGCTGCTGACCTTGGTGGTGATCCCTTTCTGGACGAATCTGGTGATTCGTACCTACGCCTGGATGTTAGTGTTGGGGCCGGAGGCTTGGCCGGCGCGTTTGGCCGCTTGGCTGGGGTGGATCCCACCCCAAACGGCGCTTTATCCCAGTTGGCTGGCGGTGTATCTGGGCATGGTCTACACGTTTTTGCCCTACATGGTTTTGCCCCTCTACACAGCGGTGGAGCGCATCGATTGGCGGTTGGCGGAAGCGGCACGGGATCTCTATGCTAACGGCTGGCAGGTATTCCTGTGGGTGCTTCTGCCCCAGACATTGCCGGGGTTGGCCTCGGGGCTGATTCTGGTCGGGATCCCCGCGTTTGGCATGTTCGTGGTGCCAGATTTGCTGGGGGGCAGCAAAACCCTGCTCATCGGCAATGTGATTCAGTTGCAGTTTGGCTCTAGCCTCGACTATCCCTTTGGGGCGGCCCTCAGCTTTTTGGTGACTGGGCTAACCTTGGCCTTGCTCTATGGTTACAGTCGTTGTGCAGGCACCCGCAGCCTAGAAGATCTGGTTTAA